Proteins from a genomic interval of Nautilia sp. PV-1:
- a CDS encoding glycosyltransferase family 4 protein, whose protein sequence is MKITLLRLKSSKFGGAEVYLSRLSEELKKRGIKFDIKYTSAPKFLSSWLKIIWYNLEVCLLKGNKFYFSLERVICPDIYRAGDGVHKTFLKIENKSKLNPLHFVYLYIEKRMFKNAKKIIAISNMVKRNIIEEYNVPSEKIEVIYNGIPLKEKVPFDELKKEFNINNEKILLYVGSGFKRKGVKEALDIVSKLKGNFKFFVVGKEKNIEWYKSYAKELNIENKVVFTGPRSDVDKFYSMADIFIFPTKYEPFGSVIIEALNFENVVFTTDMCGGGEILPEEWIIDDNIVNKIQELLNNNKKLDELKKKAKDISKNYSIEKNVDETIKVINEVIN, encoded by the coding sequence ATGAAAATTACTCTTCTTAGGTTAAAGTCTTCTAAATTCGGGGGAGCCGAAGTTTATTTAAGCAGGCTTTCGGAGGAGCTTAAAAAAAGAGGAATAAAGTTTGATATCAAATATACATCTGCTCCTAAATTTTTATCAAGCTGGCTGAAAATCATCTGGTATAATCTTGAAGTGTGTTTGCTTAAAGGTAATAAATTTTATTTTTCCTTGGAACGGGTAATTTGTCCTGATATTTACCGTGCGGGTGACGGAGTTCATAAAACATTTTTAAAAATTGAAAATAAATCAAAATTAAATCCTTTACATTTTGTTTATCTTTATATTGAAAAAAGAATGTTTAAAAATGCTAAAAAAATTATTGCGATTTCTAATATGGTAAAACGTAATATTATTGAAGAATATAATGTTCCGTCTGAAAAAATTGAAGTAATTTATAATGGAATACCTCTAAAAGAAAAAGTTCCTTTTGATGAACTTAAAAAAGAATTTAATATTAATAATGAAAAAATTTTGCTTTATGTAGGAAGCGGATTTAAAAGAAAAGGCGTTAAAGAGGCATTGGATATTGTTTCGAAATTGAAAGGCAATTTTAAATTCTTTGTAGTGGGAAAAGAAAAAAATATTGAGTGGTATAAAAGCTATGCAAAAGAGCTTAATATAGAAAATAAAGTTGTCTTTACAGGTCCGAGAAGCGATGTGGATAAGTTTTATTCTATGGCGGATATTTTTATATTTCCTACAAAGTATGAACCTTTTGGCAGCGTAATAATAGAAGCATTGAATTTTGAAAATGTTGTTTTTACTACCGATATGTGCGGCGGCGGGGAAATATTGCCTGAAGAATGGATAATAGATGATAATATTGTAAATAAAATCCAGGAACTTTTAAATAATAATAAAAAGCTTGATGAATTAAAGAAAAAGGCAAAAGATATATCTAAAAATTACAGCATAGAAAAAAACGTAGATGAAACAATTAAGGTTATAAATGAAGTTATTAATTGA
- a CDS encoding O-antigen ligase — translation MFIIEKIKTNIDILFLAIFIFTLPIAHFTAVQNISFGLFLVSFILIYKPKFEITSLLYYKKLIIAFALFILLAFLSLFNTPNIIETLKEIKGEIFFNLIVMLTGFYYFLNIEERKIKIIFYIILAVLTIHTLINIYIWYHHGFWPYRAGGLLDSGGGERFGIWATYMLTMSFTFFYNRKVFIILFLLAIISIIANQTRATFVATFVILFSAMLLKRIFNIKQAFAVFVILTGVYFVISKYLPNKRYNIYQYIDNIHKVYILPPHEFKKIHIESSSLQRLSMWKSAIIYRKEHPFVPLEYGRFLYGASIKEVFKNEPQNLPIRIYAQVHNEFLGMLYGLGIFGLIIFVYIIFFNAYLAKKLFITSKDLIIRRYALFIYLGTLGFIVSMMFGSFFGDSEAKFFYFLYGLLLALNIKEKNENYSS, via the coding sequence ATGTTTATAATTGAAAAAATTAAAACAAATATAGATATTTTATTTCTGGCTATATTTATATTTACTTTACCCATAGCACACTTTACAGCTGTCCAAAACATATCATTTGGTCTTTTTTTAGTCAGTTTTATTTTAATATATAAACCGAAGTTTGAAATAACTAGTCTTTTATATTACAAGAAATTAATAATAGCATTTGCATTGTTTATATTATTAGCTTTTTTATCTTTATTTAATACTCCAAATATTATTGAAACTTTAAAAGAAATTAAAGGAGAAATATTTTTTAATTTAATAGTTATGTTAACAGGTTTTTATTATTTTCTAAATATTGAAGAAAGAAAAATTAAGATAATTTTTTATATTATTCTTGCAGTGTTAACTATACATACATTAATTAACATTTATATATGGTATCACCACGGTTTTTGGCCTTACCGTGCAGGAGGTCTTCTTGATTCGGGAGGGGGTGAAAGGTTTGGTATTTGGGCCACATATATGCTTACTATGAGTTTTACTTTTTTTTATAACAGAAAAGTTTTTATTATTTTGTTTTTACTGGCAATTATTTCAATAATAGCTAATCAGACCAGAGCAACATTTGTTGCCACATTTGTCATATTATTCAGTGCTATGTTATTAAAAAGAATATTTAATATTAAACAGGCTTTTGCAGTCTTTGTAATTTTAACAGGTGTTTATTTTGTTATCTCTAAATATTTGCCTAATAAAAGGTATAATATTTATCAATATATAGATAATATACATAAAGTATATATACTGCCGCCGCATGAATTTAAAAAAATACATATAGAAAGTTCTTCTTTGCAAAGACTTAGTATGTGGAAGTCTGCGATTATATATAGGAAAGAACATCCATTTGTTCCTTTAGAGTATGGTAGATTTTTGTATGGTGCAAGCATAAAAGAAGTTTTTAAAAATGAGCCTCAAAATTTACCTATTAGAATTTATGCACAGGTTCATAATGAATTTTTGGGAATGCTTTATGGTTTAGGGATATTTGGCTTGATTATATTTGTTTATATAATTTTCTTTAATGCATATTTGGCTAAAAAACTATTCATAACATCAAAGGATTTAATTATTAGAAGATATGCATTGTTTATATATTTAGGTACATTGGGATTTATTGTTTCTATGATGTTTGGAAGTTTCTTTGGTGATAGTGAAGCTAAGTTTTTTTATTTTTTATACGGCTTGTTGCTAGCATTGAATATTAAGGAAAAAAATGAAAATTACTCTTCTTAG
- a CDS encoding glycosyltransferase family 9 protein, which translates to MSLFKKIIPCFLPENQIIKTDLVPMEEIDKIVCFSNTAIGDTLFGTPVFRSLKKHFPDKKLIVVMSPKNYELFENNPYIDDIILYSGKTKHFFKVLKELKKINPKLVLALHSNEPQATPLAVLSGAKYIIKLPNDKNEFNKWHTNKIVPKIEGEHFIKLRLKFLKWLGIEENDCKMDLFLKDEWIEEVEKVLPKNKKLIGFQIGASTISRRWFNERWVELGKKLLSKYPDVNIVLTGAPNEKELTDEVERGINDKRVLNLAGKLSLGGAAALIDKLNLLVTPDTGPLHIAIAVKTPTIGLFVAGNPKESNACYDLDIHPFIQKPKTCTPCVDKKCKYPECMKQITVDEILLKIEKQIYKA; encoded by the coding sequence TTGAGTCTTTTTAAAAAAATAATTCCCTGTTTTTTACCTGAAAATCAGATTATAAAAACGGATTTGGTTCCAATGGAAGAAATTGATAAAATAGTTTGTTTCAGTAATACGGCAATTGGTGATACGCTTTTTGGTACGCCTGTTTTTAGAAGTTTAAAAAAGCATTTTCCCGATAAAAAACTAATTGTAGTGATGAGTCCTAAAAATTATGAACTTTTTGAAAATAATCCCTACATTGATGATATTATTTTATATTCTGGGAAAACAAAACATTTTTTTAAAGTATTGAAAGAATTAAAAAAAATTAATCCCAAACTTGTTTTGGCATTACATTCAAATGAGCCTCAAGCGACTCCTCTTGCCGTTTTGAGTGGGGCTAAGTATATTATTAAACTTCCAAACGATAAAAATGAGTTTAATAAATGGCATACAAATAAAATAGTACCTAAAATTGAAGGAGAACATTTTATTAAATTAAGGCTTAAGTTTTTAAAATGGCTTGGGATTGAGGAAAATGATTGCAAGATGGATTTGTTTTTAAAAGATGAGTGGATAGAAGAAGTTGAAAAAGTATTGCCGAAAAATAAAAAATTAATAGGATTTCAAATAGGGGCTTCTACAATTAGCAGAAGATGGTTTAATGAAAGATGGGTAGAACTTGGTAAAAAGCTTTTGAGTAAATACCCGGATGTTAATATCGTTTTAACCGGTGCTCCTAACGAAAAAGAGTTAACCGATGAAGTGGAAAGAGGAATTAATGATAAAAGAGTTTTAAATTTAGCCGGTAAACTATCTTTAGGAGGAGCTGCAGCATTGATTGATAAACTTAATTTGTTAGTAACTCCCGATACTGGGCCTTTACATATTGCAATTGCTGTAAAGACCCCAACAATCGGCTTGTTTGTAGCCGGTAACCCTAAAGAGAGTAATGCATGTTACGATTTGGATATTCATCCTTTTATTCAAAAACCAAAAACCTGCACACCTTGTGTAGATAAAAAATGTAAATATCCAGAATGTATGAAACAGATTACTGTTGATGAAATATTATTAAAAATAGAAAAACAAATATATAAGGCTTAG
- a CDS encoding DapH/DapD/GlmU-related protein: MIKELVYFLYIILSKLPDKLILGFWFKKITKLRAKVLGWMPNNKIGKNVRIYRNVRTNKKSKLIIGDNTAVKENCILIGNIEIGKNCNVLNNTKIDGTGKVIIGDDTHIGRENDIFSHYHEIKNKNILVNKSKEIPQTTIIGKNVMLFSRVGVMSGIKIEDNVVVGYGSVVTKNCEKDFIYAGNPARKIGERV; the protein is encoded by the coding sequence ATGATAAAAGAGTTAGTTTATTTTTTGTATATTATTCTTTCAAAACTGCCCGATAAGTTGATTTTAGGATTCTGGTTTAAGAAAATTACCAAATTAAGAGCAAAAGTTTTAGGATGGATGCCTAATAACAAAATAGGCAAAAACGTAAGAATTTACAGAAACGTAAGAACTAACAAAAAATCAAAACTTATAATAGGCGATAATACGGCTGTTAAAGAAAATTGCATTTTAATAGGCAATATAGAGATAGGTAAAAACTGCAACGTTTTAAACAACACCAAAATAGACGGAACGGGAAAAGTTATAATAGGAGACGATACTCATATAGGAAGAGAAAACGATATTTTTTCACATTATCACGAAATAAAAAATAAAAATATTTTAGTAAATAAATCAAAAGAAATTCCTCAAACTACCATTATAGGAAAAAACGTAATGCTTTTTAGTAGGGTAGGCGTTATGAGTGGAATAAAAATCGAAGATAACGTTGTGGTAGGATACGGAAGCGTCGTAACTAAAAATTGCGAAAAAGATTTTATTTATGCCGGAAATCCGGCAAGGAAAATCGGCGAGAGAGTTTAA
- a CDS encoding glycosyltransferase family 9 protein, with protein sequence MKILLIRNDNLGDLICTTPAIEGLRKKYPNAQIDIVVNSYNFLGIRNNPFVDNIYVYTKPKHVNGVGEKLKALFGKIKIFNGIRKEKYDVSVVFRSEYSPSTEQFSNISKAKMRIGVKDKKKRDKFTHHIEFRNNHEVEFCFDCLKPLNVEYNGEKTRFFIPKEMKKKYEDFKDIVVFHISARMKNNQMSFEKLKDIFAKLDKEIYITAEPKDFETAKKLEKETKVIFKKTDSFLDLGAFISRAKLFVTLEGGAMHLAPAIEVKTIALFGISDINRWHPWGYKDLVLQDKSKIAENIDNDLIVKHIKNNL encoded by the coding sequence ATGAAAATACTCTTAATAAGAAACGATAATCTAGGTGATTTGATATGTACAACACCTGCAATTGAGGGTTTAAGAAAAAAATATCCAAATGCTCAAATCGATATTGTGGTTAACAGTTATAATTTTTTGGGAATCAGAAACAATCCTTTTGTAGACAATATATATGTTTATACCAAACCTAAACATGTAAACGGAGTAGGGGAAAAGTTAAAAGCCCTGTTTGGAAAAATTAAAATATTTAACGGTATCAGAAAAGAAAAATATGATGTAAGTGTTGTTTTTAGAAGCGAATATTCTCCATCAACTGAGCAGTTTAGCAATATCAGTAAAGCCAAAATGAGAATAGGGGTAAAAGATAAAAAAAAGAGAGACAAGTTTACTCATCATATAGAATTTAGAAATAATCACGAAGTTGAATTTTGTTTTGATTGCTTGAAGCCGTTGAATGTGGAGTATAATGGAGAAAAAACCAGATTTTTTATCCCCAAAGAGATGAAAAAAAAGTATGAAGATTTTAAAGATATTGTGGTTTTTCATATTTCTGCCAGAATGAAAAACAATCAAATGAGCTTTGAAAAGTTAAAAGATATATTTGCTAAGCTTGATAAAGAGATTTATATAACGGCAGAGCCTAAAGATTTTGAAACGGCAAAAAAGCTTGAAAAAGAGACGAAAGTTATTTTTAAAAAGACGGATTCTTTTTTGGATTTGGGAGCTTTTATTTCAAGGGCTAAACTTTTTGTGACGTTGGAGGGTGGTGCTATGCACTTGGCACCGGCTATAGAAGTTAAGACTATAGCTTTATTCGGAATTTCGGATATTAACAGATGGCATCCTTGGGGGTATAAGGATTTGGTATTACAGGATAAAAGCAAAATCGCCGAAAATATAGATAACGATTTAATAGTTAAACATATAAAAAACAATTTATAA
- a CDS encoding glycosyltransferase family 4 protein: MRVLHTEWSDGWGGQEIRIISEMEGVREQGVDVMLACREGSRIKEEALKRGFKVYTLPFRGNLDFKTLFELMKIIKRDKIDIINTHSGKDTWVGGLAAKLSGAKFIRTRHLSNRINPSRTNFINELADFIITTGESVREDMIKYNRINPEKIMSIPTGIDDEIFNPQKYDTNECRKIFGLDDNKFYIGIVAVLRSFKRHDFFLDIANYFKDNENIEFVIAGEGPKRKEIEKKIKDLNLKNVKLLGHITKVPEFLKAIDLQLLTSDSKEGVPQSVIQGLMMQKDIIASNVGSVMDLYKDNNFLMLDGLDLNKWVEGVKKIYNKELQFNKDRDYIVENFSKKAMVNKVLSVYEKVLK; this comes from the coding sequence GTGAGGGTTTTACATACGGAATGGTCTGACGGATGGGGAGGACAGGAAATCAGGATAATTTCTGAAATGGAAGGTGTAAGAGAACAGGGAGTTGATGTAATGCTTGCCTGCAGGGAAGGAAGCAGGATAAAAGAGGAGGCTTTAAAAAGAGGTTTTAAGGTTTATACGTTGCCGTTTAGAGGTAATTTGGATTTTAAAACGCTTTTTGAGTTAATGAAAATCATAAAAAGAGATAAAATAGATATAATTAATACTCATTCCGGAAAAGATACTTGGGTTGGTGGACTTGCTGCAAAGCTTAGCGGAGCAAAGTTTATAAGAACAAGACATCTAAGCAACAGAATAAACCCTTCAAGGACCAATTTTATTAACGAACTTGCGGATTTTATTATTACAACGGGTGAGAGTGTCAGGGAAGATATGATTAAATATAACAGAATAAACCCTGAAAAGATAATGTCAATTCCGACCGGAATAGATGATGAAATATTTAATCCTCAAAAGTATGATACAAATGAGTGCAGAAAAATTTTTGGTTTGGATGATAATAAATTTTATATCGGAATAGTGGCAGTTTTGCGTTCATTTAAAAGACACGACTTTTTTTTGGATATTGCCAATTATTTTAAAGATAATGAAAATATTGAATTTGTAATAGCTGGTGAGGGACCTAAAAGAAAAGAAATAGAAAAGAAAATAAAAGATTTAAACTTAAAAAACGTAAAACTTTTAGGACATATTACAAAAGTGCCCGAATTTTTAAAAGCTATAGATTTGCAGCTGTTAACATCCGATTCTAAAGAGGGAGTGCCCCAAAGTGTGATTCAGGGACTTATGATGCAAAAAGATATAATAGCCAGCAATGTCGGAAGTGTGATGGATTTATATAAAGACAACAACTTTTTAATGCTTGACGGTTTGGATTTAAACAAATGGGTTGAGGGTGTTAAAAAAATTTATAATAAAGAATTGCAGTTTAATAAAGACAGAGATTATATTGTTGAGAATTTTTCTAAAAAAGCGATGGTAAATAAAGTGCTTAGCGTATATGAAAAGGTTCTTAAATGA
- the rfaQ gene encoding putative lipopolysaccharide heptosyltransferase III: MKILVIKFRNIGDVLLTTPLIKNLKMNFPEAQIDVAVNKGTEAMLKGNPNINRIYSYNRSYYKSLPKLKRFIEEYKFLKSFKNYDMVINTTEGDRGAFIAKFSNAKIKIGYKVNKNIMLKKAFNFIMPKPPLMRHIIENNLDALRIINKDIYEKKVEIFWSNEDIEKVKKLIPDNFIHIHPVSRWLFKCIDDKIMANIIDFLYEKGQKVVITASPDKKEIEKVNKILSYCKNKPINLSGKLSLNQVAYLSSRAKLFIGVDTAVMHMAAAVDTPVVAFFGPSGAFNWGPWDNDLFESGYTKKSGIQTMGKHTVIQHDWDCIPCGKDGCNGSKVSECLMQFDMEKIFNIIEEKL; the protein is encoded by the coding sequence ATGAAAATTTTGGTTATAAAATTCAGAAATATAGGAGATGTTCTTTTAACTACTCCTTTAATTAAAAATCTGAAGATGAATTTCCCCGAGGCGCAGATAGATGTTGCGGTAAATAAAGGCACGGAAGCCATGCTTAAAGGGAATCCGAATATAAACAGAATTTATTCATATAATAGAAGCTATTATAAATCTCTTCCGAAATTAAAACGTTTTATTGAAGAATATAAATTTTTAAAAAGTTTTAAAAATTATGATATGGTGATCAATACAACTGAAGGAGACAGGGGCGCTTTTATAGCAAAATTCAGTAATGCAAAGATAAAGATCGGATATAAAGTCAATAAAAATATTATGTTGAAAAAAGCATTTAATTTTATAATGCCAAAGCCGCCGCTTATGAGACATATTATTGAGAATAATTTGGATGCTTTAAGGATTATAAATAAAGATATATATGAAAAAAAAGTCGAAATTTTTTGGAGTAATGAGGATATTGAAAAAGTAAAAAAGTTAATACCGGATAATTTTATTCATATTCATCCCGTTTCGCGTTGGCTATTTAAATGTATAGATGATAAAATTATGGCAAATATTATTGATTTTTTATATGAAAAAGGTCAAAAAGTTGTAATAACGGCGAGTCCTGATAAAAAAGAAATAGAAAAAGTTAATAAAATTTTATCTTATTGTAAAAATAAGCCGATAAATTTAAGCGGAAAACTCAGTTTAAATCAGGTTGCATATCTTTCAAGCAGGGCTAAACTGTTTATAGGAGTAGATACGGCTGTTATGCATATGGCGGCGGCTGTAGATACTCCTGTTGTTGCGTTTTTCGGTCCAAGCGGGGCGTTTAACTGGGGACCATGGGATAATGATCTGTTTGAAAGCGGGTATACGAAAAAAAGCGGAATTCAAACAATGGGAAAACATACGGTTATACAGCATGACTGGGATTGCATTCCATGCGGAAAAGACGGTTGTAACGGAAGTAAAGTGAGTGAGTGTTTAATGCAGTTTGATATGGAAAAAATTTTTAATATTATTGAGGAGAAACTGTGA
- a CDS encoding glycosyltransferase family 2 protein, which produces MNKLSVVIITKNSGKFIEGAVKSALFADEVLILDSGSSDNTCETAKALGARVEFQEWLGFGKQKQKAVDLAKNDWVFVLDSDERITAELQNEIKAILKNPEFNAYYVPRINVFWGREIKRLGLYPDYSVRLFNKKKAKFNEKEVHESVECECEIGYLKNPMKHLAYESIEEFIDKQNRYSTLGAKPNKLKAFISPLWTFFKLYFIKLGFLEGWDGFVIARLYSQYTFWKYIKGKK; this is translated from the coding sequence ATGAATAAGCTGAGTGTCGTAATAATTACGAAAAACAGTGGAAAATTTATAGAGGGCGCGGTTAAATCCGCTTTGTTTGCCGATGAGGTTTTGATACTTGACAGCGGAAGCAGTGACAATACATGTGAAACGGCTAAAGCTCTGGGTGCGAGAGTTGAATTTCAGGAATGGCTCGGATTTGGAAAACAGAAACAAAAGGCTGTCGATTTGGCAAAAAACGACTGGGTTTTTGTGCTTGATTCGGATGAGAGGATAACCGCTGAACTTCAAAATGAAATAAAAGCCATATTGAAAAATCCGGAATTTAACGCGTATTATGTTCCGAGAATAAATGTTTTTTGGGGCAGGGAAATAAAGCGTTTAGGGCTTTATCCTGATTATTCCGTAAGACTTTTCAATAAAAAAAAGGCAAAATTTAACGAAAAAGAAGTCCATGAAAGCGTTGAATGTGAATGTGAAATCGGGTATTTGAAAAATCCTATGAAACATCTGGCGTATGAAAGCATTGAGGAATTTATCGATAAGCAGAACAGATATTCAACGCTTGGGGCGAAACCGAATAAATTAAAAGCTTTTATTTCTCCTTTATGGACGTTTTTTAAGCTGTATTTTATAAAGCTCGGATTTTTGGAAGGCTGGGACGGATTTGTAATCGCAAGGCTTTATTCACAGTATACTTTTTGGAAATACATTAAGGGAAAAAAATGA
- a CDS encoding lipid A biosynthesis lauroyl acyltransferase, giving the protein MNFDNMFYYGYLFLEKLLKICPDFMKKYLKKLLTFLFYKFDSKRKKIVFVNLDLAYGDTLSKKEKEKIAEKVYENFVSNLFEFIELSKMSKGDLAKKVEFENLETVKNELQKGPVIFAGAHFGNWEIAVLAIGAFVTPISAVVREIDNPKLNERIKKIREKFNVKIYGKKGALKNLMRDLKNGRSIGILVDQNTSKEEGLDTKFFGKKVLQTPSAALLSKKLKVPVVMGFAEKKDDKWVISFKDVFVCDDIQNCVDRQSKIIEEEVKKYPELWYWFHRRFKHYYEDRYE; this is encoded by the coding sequence ATGAATTTTGATAATATGTTTTATTACGGATATCTGTTTTTAGAAAAATTACTAAAAATATGTCCTGATTTTATGAAAAAATATTTAAAAAAATTATTGACGTTTCTGTTTTATAAATTTGATTCAAAAAGAAAAAAGATAGTATTTGTCAATCTTGATTTAGCTTACGGAGATACTCTTTCAAAAAAAGAAAAAGAAAAAATAGCAGAAAAAGTTTATGAAAACTTCGTAAGCAATCTGTTTGAATTTATCGAACTTTCGAAAATGAGTAAAGGGGATTTGGCCAAAAAAGTTGAATTTGAGAATCTCGAAACGGTGAAAAATGAGCTTCAAAAAGGACCTGTAATTTTTGCAGGGGCACATTTTGGAAACTGGGAAATCGCGGTTTTGGCAATAGGTGCTTTTGTGACTCCCATCAGTGCCGTTGTAAGAGAGATAGACAATCCGAAACTGAACGAAAGAATTAAAAAAATTCGTGAAAAATTCAATGTAAAAATATACGGTAAAAAAGGCGCTCTTAAAAATTTAATGAGAGATTTAAAAAACGGAAGAAGCATAGGAATTTTAGTTGATCAGAATACATCTAAAGAAGAAGGGTTGGATACCAAATTTTTCGGTAAAAAAGTTCTTCAGACACCAAGCGCTGCTCTTCTTAGTAAAAAACTGAAAGTTCCTGTTGTTATGGGTTTTGCAGAAAAAAAAGACGATAAATGGGTTATAAGTTTTAAAGATGTGTTTGTTTGTGATGATATCCAAAACTGTGTCGACAGACAGTCTAAAATAATTGAGGAAGAAGTTAAAAAATATCCGGAATTATGGTATTGGTTTCACAGAAGGTTTAAACATTATTACGAGGACAGATATGAATAA
- a CDS encoding glycosyltransferase family 9 protein has translation MDTIIKLSSLGDIIHSLVVLPKLEEKIDFVVDESFKDILQDNPYINNIVPVNLRAAKKDKKQLWNIYKELRQKTYQNVYDLQGLIKSALVARIIGNEVIGYANPREKIASIFYDKKIKSKKKFAVQRYLELFEMEDDGYLINHPKLLFYKDREFEYLSRERKNIVFIIGASWECKKTPLHVWTELAEYFKNENIIVPYVGENEKKEAFFIADKAKNVTPVSLNLNDLKALIDKSDLLIGNDTGPSFIAWANNINNVILYGCTYNNKILENRYSKSVEIQNKEINKRLNVMDKMDVKNIIKRTDEF, from the coding sequence ATGGATACGATAATAAAACTGAGTTCTTTAGGTGATATTATACATTCTTTGGTTGTTTTGCCAAAACTTGAAGAAAAAATAGATTTTGTGGTGGATGAATCATTTAAAGATATTTTACAAGACAATCCTTATATTAATAACATTGTGCCTGTAAATTTAAGAGCCGCTAAAAAAGATAAAAAGCAGCTTTGGAATATTTACAAAGAGCTAAGACAAAAAACATATCAAAACGTATATGATCTGCAGGGGCTTATAAAAAGCGCTCTGGTTGCGAGAATAATAGGAAACGAAGTAATAGGGTACGCAAATCCGAGGGAAAAGATAGCTTCAATTTTTTATGATAAGAAAATAAAATCAAAAAAGAAGTTTGCCGTTCAGAGATATTTGGAGCTTTTTGAGATGGAAGATGACGGTTATTTGATTAATCACCCGAAACTGCTGTTTTACAAAGACAGGGAATTTGAATATTTAAGCCGTGAGAGAAAAAACATAGTTTTTATAATAGGTGCGAGCTGGGAGTGTAAAAAAACACCTCTTCACGTCTGGACAGAACTTGCTGAATATTTTAAAAACGAAAATATAATAGTTCCGTATGTAGGCGAAAATGAAAAAAAAGAGGCGTTTTTTATAGCCGATAAGGCCAAAAATGTCACACCCGTAAGTCTAAACCTGAATGATTTAAAGGCTTTGATAGACAAAAGTGATTTGTTAATCGGAAATGATACGGGCCCAAGTTTTATAGCTTGGGCGAATAATATTAACAATGTTATTTTATACGGATGTACTTATAACAATAAAATTTTAGAAAACAGGTATTCTAAAAGTGTGGAAATTCAAAACAAAGAAATAAACAAGAGGTTAAACGTAATGGATAAAATGGATGTTAAAAATATAATAAAGAGAACAGATGAATTTTGA